DNA from Lachnospiraceae bacterium C1.1:
AGACTACGATAGAGCGATCCAGGTTTTTAATGAGGGAATTAATCATGTAACACATCTTTATAATGCGATGCGTCCATTAAATCATCGGGATCCAAACCCGTATTTTGCAGCAGCTGATTGTGACAATGTTGAGGTAGAGATCATAGCTGATGGCATACATGTACACCCGGCCGTAGTAAGAAATACTTTAAGGACTTTAGGGGATGACAGAGTAATATTTATCAGTGATACTATGGAAGCTGTCGGTATGAAAGATGGAAAATATCAACTTGGAGGTCAGGCTGTAAATAAAAAGGGAAATCTGGCAACTCTTGAAGATGGGACAATAGCAGGAAGCGCTACAAATCTTATGGACTGTATGAAGACTGCCGTTAAAAAAATGAATATTCCACTTGAGACAGCTGTAAAATGTGCAGCTGTAAATCCGGCCAGGTCAATCGGGATATATGACAGATACGGAAGTCTGGAGAAAGGAAAGATAGCTAACGCTGTTGCACTGGATGAGGATCTTAATATAAAGATGGTGATCAATCGTGGTAAAATAGTAATAAATAACATATAAGATATATCTTTGAAAGGAGATTTTATGAATGCAGAGAATATAGATGTATTTACTCAGAATAGTATCAGGATCAGAACTGATGACAAGAAAATTTATATTGATCCGTTTCAGATGAAGGAATCTCCTTCAGATGCAGATTTTATACTGATAACACATGATCATTATGACCATTTTTCGCCTGAGGATATTGAAAAGGTTGCAAATGGTAAATCAGTGTTGGTCGTACCGGAAAAAATGGCTGAAAAGGCAGAAGAGGTTAAAAAGCTGGTAGGTAAAATTGTAACAGTAAGGGCAGATAATTCATATGATATTGATGGACTGTCATTCGAAACAATTCCGGCTTATAATCTCTTAAAGCCTTTTCATTCAAAATCTGCGGGATGGATTGGCTACATCTTAAATCTTGACGGGAAACGTATCTATATTGCCGGAGATACGGATGCTACAAAGGAAGCAAAATCTGTAAAATGTGATATTGCACTTGTACCGATCGGAGGTACATATACAATGGATCCGAAAAAAGCAGCCGAACTTATAAATATAATACGACCGGAAACAGCGATACCGGTCCATTATGGAACTATAGTCGGAAATCCGAAGGATGCAGATAAGTTTATAGAATATGTTGATAATTCTATAAATGTAGAGATCAAGATAAAATGAGGAGAATTACTATGCAGAAAGGCAATGTTCTTGTCATCGGAAATTCCGGGGTGGGAAAATCTACACTTATAAATGCAGTATTAGGTTGGGACGCTAAGAAAAAGGCAATAACAGGCAGAGGAATATCCGGGGTAACAAAAGATCTTGAGATTTATGAGAATAATGGTATTTCTTTCCGGCTTATTGATACAATAGGATTTGAACCCGGATTTTTTAAGGAAAGAAACGCTGTAAATGCAGTCAGAAAATGGTCAAGGAATGCTGCAAAGGATGGGAGAGAAGACAGTAGGATAAATCTTATCTGGTTTTGTGTTGATGGAACTTCGGCAAAACTTTTTCCAAAAACAATAGATTCTCTTATGAACGCAACCAGTATTTGGAAAAATGTACCTATAATAGTTGTTATTACGAAATCATATTCTGAGCCTGACCGCGAAGAAAACAAAAAAATGATCCGTATGGCATTTGCATCAAAAAAGAAATACAGAGACAGATTGAATGATATAATCCCTGTAGTAGCGGAACCTTATATAATAAAAGAGGGAATATATGCTGCACCTGAGGGAATAACAGAACTTATAGCGCTTACCAATAATCTTATGCCGGAAGGGTTTAAGGCAGCAGAGCAGGATGTTATAAATTATAATCTGATCAGAAAAAGAGCATTGTCTCAGACGGTCATAACTGTTGCAAGTTTAGCCGGGATAACTGTTGGAGGGGTTTCACTTCCTGTTGCTGACGGGGTTATTCTTGCGCCGACGGAAACGCTTGAGATAGAGTCCATCGCAAAAATATGGGGAATAAAAAAAGACAAGATGCATGAAGAGCTTTTTAATACCATACTTGAAGTTGGAACTGTCGGAGCTGCCGGCAAATTGATAGCATCCGGTCTTAAGGCCGTTCCGGGAATAAACATAGGAGCTGCAGTAATAAATGCATTTATAGCAGGAACTGTTATTTTTGCATTAGGACAGGGATCAAGCTATATATTTGAGCAGATATATACGGGAAAGAGGTCTGCTTCAGATCTGGACTGGGTTAAATCTGTTATAGAGAAAAATATTACAAAATCTTCTATGGAAACATTGGCAGAGGCTATAAAGAATATTCCAAAGAACGCAGGAACCAGGGAAATTCTTGAGATAATAGCAAAGACATTCTTGAAAAAATGATCATATAAAAAGAAAGAGAGGAAATTTCATGGAAAGAGTAGTTAAGTTCTTAAAGGACGCAGAAACTTATTATCTTGCAACAGTTGAGGGAGATCAGCCGAGAGTTAGACCTTTCGGTACGGCACATATTTTTGAAGGCAAGCTTTATATCCAGACGGGTAAAGTAAAGGACGTTTCAAAGCAGATCCACGCAAATCCTAAGGTTGAGATTTGCGCTTTTAATAAGGGTGAATGGCTTAGGGTTGCCGGTGAACTTGTGGAAGATGACAGAAATGAAGCTCGCCAGTCTATGTTAGATGCTTATCCGTCATTACAGAAGATGTACAAAGCTGATGATGGAAATACAGAAGTATTCTACTTTAAGAATGCGACTGCAACGTTTAGTTCATTTACACATGAACCGGAAACAATCAATTTTTAAAGAACAAGAGGGTTAAGCCCCATCGTTATTTTCATAACGGTGGGGCTATTTTTTATGATTTTGAAATAAGAAAAACTTATCACCGACGATAAAAACTAATGATTTTTCAAATCTGCTGACTGATGCTAGGATATTTACAACAAAAATAAACGAAATAAGACCAAATAAAAATAGAAAAGGAGATTATGAAAATATGAGTGATTACAGATTTGAAACATTACAGGTACATGTTGGACAGGAAGAAGCAGATCCGGCTACAGACTCAAGAGCTGTACCGATTTATCAGACAACGTCTTATGTTTTTCATAACAGCAAACATGCGGCAGACAGATTTGGTCTTGCAGATGCAGGAAATATATATGGAAGACTGACAAATTCTACTCAGGATGTTTTAGAGAAAAGACTGGCTGCATTAGAGGGAGGAACTGCAGCATTGGCATTGGCATCCGGTTCGGCAGCGATTACATATACTATAGAAGCGCTTGCGGCAAACGGTGGTCATATTGTTGCACAGAAGACAATTTACGGAGGCAGTTTTAATCTTTTGGAGCATACACTTCCGCAATACGGAATTACTACAACATTTGTAGATGCACATAACCTTCAGGAATTAGAAGCAGCGATAGAGGATAATACAAGAGCAATCTATCTTGAAACTTTAGGAAATCCAAACAGCGATATTCCGGATATAGATGCAATTGCTGAGATCGCACATAAGCATGGACTTCCTGTTGTTGTTGACAATACATTTGGAACTCCATATCTGATCAGACCTATAGAGCATGGAGCTGATATAGTGGTACATTCTGCTACAAAATTTATAGGCGGTCATGGAACTACTCTTGGAGGAATAATTGTAGAGTCAGGAAAGTTTAACTGGAAAGAGAGTGGTAAATATCCGAATATAGCAGAGGCAAATCCAAGTTATCATGGAATATCATTTTACGATGCAGTAGGACCGGCAGCTTTCGTTACTTATATCAGGGCAATTCTTTTGAGAGATACAGGAGCAACGATTTCGCCATTTAATGCATTCCTTCTTTTACAAGGTGTAGAGACGCTTTCATTAAGAGTTGAAAGACATGCAGAAAATACAAAGAAGGTAGTTGAATTTCTAAGAAATAATCCGCTTGTAGAAAAGGTAAATCACCCATCACTTCCTGAGCATCCGGATCATGAACTATATGAGAGATATTTCCCAAATGGTGGAGCTTCTATTTTTACTTTTGATATAAAAGGCGGAAAAGAAGAGGCATGGAAATTTATTGATAACCTGAAGATATTTTCGCTTCTTGCAAATGTAGCAGATGTAAAGAGTCTGGTTATACATCCGGCATCGACCACACATTCACAGCTTTCAGAAGAGGAACTTGAGGATCAGGGAATACATCAGAATACTATTCGTCTTTCAATAGGAACAGAGCATATTGATGATATTATTGCAGATCTGAAAAATGGATTTGATGCTATAGGCTAAAGATTGTTTGGCTATTAATTAAACAAAATGTGAAAAGATAGATTTGGGAGGAACAGATATTATGAAAAAGAAAAATTTAAATAAATTGCTTTCTACTGTATTGACTTTAACTATTGCTGCATTTGCTATTACCGGCTGCGGATCGGTAAATGCACAGGAACTGCCATCAACTGAAAAAAGCAGTGAGGCATCAGAAAATGATGGAGAAAGCGAAAATAAAAATTACCGGACTCTTGACGAGATAAAAGAAAGCGGGACTATTAACATAGGTGTATTTTCTGATAAGAACCCATTTGGCTATGTGGATGAAAATGGTGATTATCAGGGCTATGATGTCTATTTTGCAGAAAGAATAGGACAGGATCTGGGGGTTGATATAAATTATGTGTCCACGGAAGCTGCAAGCAGAGTTGAATATCTTGAAACCGGTAAGGTAGATATTATATTGGCAAATTTTACGGTAACAGATGAAAGAGCTGAAAAGGTTGACTTTGCATTACCGTATATGAATGTAGCACTTGGTGTTATATCACCTGAAACTAATGTGATCGAAGATATAAGCCAGATAAAAGAAGATGACCAGGTTATAGTTATCTCAGGAACTACCGCAGAGACATATTTTGAAAAGAATTATCCGGATATTCAGCTTCAGAAGTTTGATACCTATGCTTCTGCAAAGACTGCATTTGAAAATGCTACCGGTGTTGCCTGGGCAAATGATAATACTGAAGTAATAGCCTACGCTAACGAAAATGAGGGATATGTTGTTGGCATTCCATCGCTTGGAAGTCAGGATACCATTGCTCCTGCGGTAACGAAGGGAAACAGTTCGCTTCTCGATTGGTTGAATGAGGAAATCCAAAATCTTGGAGATGAGCAGTTTTTCCATAAGGCATATGAGGAAACCCTGATCGATACTTATGGAAAAGATTATGAGGAAACACTTGTAGTAGAAGGCGGTGAGATTAAGTAAATTATGAGGAGAGTCATTTGACTCTCCTGTTTTAATCTGATCATATACGAGTTGTATATTTAGCCTAAATCATAAAAGAAGAGGAAACAGGTATGGAGCTAGAAATTTTATCAGCTTATTTTCCGAAATATCTGGAAGCTTTTCTCCTCACGGTGAGGATAGGAATTATTGGAATTGGGATTTCGTTTATTTTGGGAATTATAGCAGCCTTTTTTATACATTTTAAAATAGCTTTCTTTGCAAAGTTTTTTACTGCATATATAGAATTATTTAGAAATACACCGCTTCTCGTACAATTATTTTTAATTTATTTTGGACTACCTAAAATAGGAATAGTAATCCCGGCAGAGGTATGCGGGGCTTTAGGACTTGGACTGCTTGGAGGAAGTTATATGGCAGAGGGTTTCAGAAGCGGTTTAGCTGCAGTATCAGATTCACAGGCAGAGGGTGCATTGGCGTTGGGAATGAAAAAGAGTCAAATGTTTATTTTTGTAATATTTCCGGAAGCTTTTTATTTAAGTGTACCGGCTGTTACAGCAAATATTATTTTTTTATTGAAAGAAACAAGTGTATTTTCCGCAATCAGTCTGATGGATCTGATGTTCAGGGCAAAGGATCTGATCGGACTTTACTATAATACAAAAGAAGCTTTATTTTTATTG
Protein-coding regions in this window:
- a CDS encoding MBL fold metallo-hydrolase — protein: MNAENIDVFTQNSIRIRTDDKKIYIDPFQMKESPSDADFILITHDHYDHFSPEDIEKVANGKSVLVVPEKMAEKAEEVKKLVGKIVTVRADNSYDIDGLSFETIPAYNLLKPFHSKSAGWIGYILNLDGKRIYIAGDTDATKEAKSVKCDIALVPIGGTYTMDPKKAAELINIIRPETAIPVHYGTIVGNPKDADKFIEYVDNSINVEIKIK
- a CDS encoding 50S ribosome-binding GTPase → MQKGNVLVIGNSGVGKSTLINAVLGWDAKKKAITGRGISGVTKDLEIYENNGISFRLIDTIGFEPGFFKERNAVNAVRKWSRNAAKDGREDSRINLIWFCVDGTSAKLFPKTIDSLMNATSIWKNVPIIVVITKSYSEPDREENKKMIRMAFASKKKYRDRLNDIIPVVAEPYIIKEGIYAAPEGITELIALTNNLMPEGFKAAEQDVINYNLIRKRALSQTVITVASLAGITVGGVSLPVADGVILAPTETLEIESIAKIWGIKKDKMHEELFNTILEVGTVGAAGKLIASGLKAVPGINIGAAVINAFIAGTVIFALGQGSSYIFEQIYTGKRSASDLDWVKSVIEKNITKSSMETLAEAIKNIPKNAGTREILEIIAKTFLKK
- a CDS encoding pyridoxamine 5'-phosphate oxidase family protein, yielding MERVVKFLKDAETYYLATVEGDQPRVRPFGTAHIFEGKLYIQTGKVKDVSKQIHANPKVEICAFNKGEWLRVAGELVEDDRNEARQSMLDAYPSLQKMYKADDGNTEVFYFKNATATFSSFTHEPETINF
- a CDS encoding O-acetylhomoserine aminocarboxypropyltransferase/cysteine synthase, with the protein product MSDYRFETLQVHVGQEEADPATDSRAVPIYQTTSYVFHNSKHAADRFGLADAGNIYGRLTNSTQDVLEKRLAALEGGTAALALASGSAAITYTIEALAANGGHIVAQKTIYGGSFNLLEHTLPQYGITTTFVDAHNLQELEAAIEDNTRAIYLETLGNPNSDIPDIDAIAEIAHKHGLPVVVDNTFGTPYLIRPIEHGADIVVHSATKFIGGHGTTLGGIIVESGKFNWKESGKYPNIAEANPSYHGISFYDAVGPAAFVTYIRAILLRDTGATISPFNAFLLLQGVETLSLRVERHAENTKKVVEFLRNNPLVEKVNHPSLPEHPDHELYERYFPNGGASIFTFDIKGGKEEAWKFIDNLKIFSLLANVADVKSLVIHPASTTHSQLSEEELEDQGIHQNTIRLSIGTEHIDDIIADLKNGFDAIG
- a CDS encoding transporter substrate-binding domain-containing protein, with the translated sequence MKKKNLNKLLSTVLTLTIAAFAITGCGSVNAQELPSTEKSSEASENDGESENKNYRTLDEIKESGTINIGVFSDKNPFGYVDENGDYQGYDVYFAERIGQDLGVDINYVSTEAASRVEYLETGKVDIILANFTVTDERAEKVDFALPYMNVALGVISPETNVIEDISQIKEDDQVIVISGTTAETYFEKNYPDIQLQKFDTYASAKTAFENATGVAWANDNTEVIAYANENEGYVVGIPSLGSQDTIAPAVTKGNSSLLDWLNEEIQNLGDEQFFHKAYEETLIDTYGKDYEETLVVEGGEIK
- a CDS encoding ABC transporter permease subunit (The N-terminal region of this protein, as described by TIGR01726, is a three transmembrane segment that identifies a subfamily of ABC transporter permease subunits, which specificities that include histidine, arginine, glutamine, glutamate, L-cystine (sic), the opines (in Agrobacterium) octopine and nopaline, etc.): MELEILSAYFPKYLEAFLLTVRIGIIGIGISFILGIIAAFFIHFKIAFFAKFFTAYIELFRNTPLLVQLFLIYFGLPKIGIVIPAEVCGALGLGLLGGSYMAEGFRSGLAAVSDSQAEGALALGMKKSQMFIFVIFPEAFYLSVPAVTANIIFLLKETSVFSAISLMDLMFRAKDLIGLYYNTKEALFLLVIFYMIMLVPVSIAANLIEGRVHYKMFGA